The bacterium CG_4_10_14_0_2_um_filter_33_32 genomic interval GGGTTCTATTTCATTATCAGGTATTTCAAACACCAATTCATCATGGACCTGTAGAATCATTTTAGATTTTTGTGACAGTTCTGGCAACCTTTTTTCAATTTCTATCATTGCTATTTTAATGAAATCCGCAGCTGTTCCTTGCGCAGGGAAATTAATAGCCATACGCTCAGCCGCTGATCGGATTTGAAAATTAGAGGAATTTATTTCTGGTATATATCTTTTTCTTTTAAGTAATGTTTCTATGAAGCCTTTTTTTCTTGCTTCATCTGTAGTGTTGTTTATATATTCTAAGATGCCCGGATGTTTTAGATAGTATTTATTAATGTAATCTTGGGCTTCTTCTCTTGTCCACCCTAACTGTTCAGATAACCCATGTCCGCTTATACCATATACTATACCAAAGTTTACTGCCTTTGCGGCTCTCCGCATTTCATAGGTTACGTCATTGAGTGGTATATCATTGACATCCGCAGCAGTTCTGGCATGAATATCTTCGTGTTTTTGAAATGCATCAATCATTTTTTTATCACCAGACAAATGAGCGATTATCCTAAGTTCAATTTGGGAATAATCAGCAGAGATAAGCTTAAACCCTTCGTTAGCTATAAAGGCCTTTCTTATTTCTCTTCCTATTTCTGTTCTTATGGGTATGTTTTGTAGATTAGGGTTTGATGAAGAAAGTCTCCCAGTTGATGTTATTGTTTGATTAAAACTTGTATGAACCCTTCCTGTTTTTGGATGAATAAGATTGGGGAGTGTATCAATATAGGTATTTTTAAGTTTTACTAATTCTCTATATTCTAGAAGAATATTTATTACAGGGTGTGCATTTTTTAACTTTTCTAAAACAGGTGCTGCAGTTGAAAATCCCCCGGACTTAACTTTTTTTAATTCTTTTCTAACGATCGGATTTTCCGCTAGATCTAATTTTTCAAAAAGGATTTCTTTGAGTTGTTGGGGCGAGTTAATATTAAAATCATATCCTGATAATTTATGTATTTCATTTTTTAAATTGATTATCCTTTTTTCTAATTCCTTCGACATTTTTTTAAGGAAATTAACATCTATTTTTACGCCGTTTTTTTCCATTTCAGCTAGAATCGATACTAAGGGTAGCTCAATATCCATGAAGAGGCTTAAGAGATTTTCCGCTTTTAATAGTGGTTTAATTTTTTGATATAGCCTGAAAGTTATTACAGAATCTTCACAAGAATAAGTGGCTACTTTTTTTTCTGGCACCTCGCTTAAATTTTTTTGATTTTTACCTTTGCCGATTAAATCTTCTATAGATATTTTTTCATAATGAAGTTCAAGAAATGCAAGATCATCTAAATTAAATTTTCTATCGCCTGGATGGAGCAAGTAATAACCAATCATAGTATCGAAAATGAAAGGGGACAAATTAATATTATAATTTTTAAGAATATTTAAATCGTATTTAAGGTTATGTCCTATTTTGCCGATGTTTTTTTCTTCGAGTACGGTTTTTAGCTCGCCTAAAAAATCCGTATTATTTTCATTTATAGGTATGTAAAAACCTTCATTTTGGTCAAAACTTATTGATATTCCTATAAGCTTACCGTCTATCGAATCCAGTTTATCTGTCTCTGTGTCTACCACTATTTCGGTTTGTTTTTTAATATTATTAATAAGTTTGATGAGTTCTGATTTTTCTCTTATTATGTTTACTTTAAAGTCTACGCTTTTCTTTTCATCATTATTCAATGATTTGGGTAGCTTAGGCAAAAGAGTTTTGAACTCAAATTTATTGAATATTTTTAATGCTTCTTCGCGCTTATAATTTACTAGTTCAGTTTTCTTTAAATCAAATTCAATTGGTATATTAGTGACTATTTCTGCCAGTTTTTTACTCATTCTTGCTTTTTCTTCGTTTTCCTGCAGCTGTTGAAGCGTTTTAATTCTTACATCTTTAATCTCAGGATCATCGTTGTTTATTTTTTTATATAGATTTTCAATATCGCCAAATTTTTTTATAAGATAAATTGCTGTTTTTTCACCAATTCCTGGCACACCGGGAATGTTATCTGATGGGTCTCCTCTTAAAGCCTTGTAATCTACTACTTGTTTCGGAGTTAATCCTCCAAATTTTTCAGCAACCATTTTTTTATCGTATATAACAGTATCAGTGAAACCTTTCCGCATGGTATAAACAACTGTATTATCTGAAACTAGCTGAACTTCGTCTAGATCTCCAGTGACAACTATCGCTTGGACACCTTCTTCTTTAGCTTTTTTTGCGATGGTGCCTATGATATCATCGGCTTCGTAGCCCGGTTTTTCGAATATTGGGATATTCATACTATTAATAACTTCTTTTACTTTTGGAAATTGTTCAACAAGTTCATCGGCAGCTTTTTGTCTTGTTGCCTTATATTCTTTGTATTCTTTATGTCTAAAGGTTGGTTCTGGGGTATCAAAGGCAACAGCTACATGTTCCGGTTTTAATTCGTTAATCGCTTTCAAAAGAATTACAGAAAATCCGTAAACAGCACTAATCATTTCTCCTGTTTTTAAAGTTAGGGGAGGTAAAGCGTGAAATGCCCTGTGTATTAGGGCATTAGCATCAATAATTAATAGCTTTTCTTTTTTCATTTTATCTTTTCGGATCCTTTTTATCGCTAAAACTAGATCTAAATTTTATATATACATTTTAACCTAAAATCGAGGATAATTCTATTTACACCGTTATTAACTCTGAGGAAATATTTTCATTAGAAATAATGTTAGCTGTAAGGTGATATTATTATAAGAATTTAGTATTTTAAGAAAATATATCTTGAAGTTAATGCGGGGTTTGTTAAGAAAGGTTTCTAAAATTGACTTTTTAGTTGGGGGGGGATAATAAAGAAAATTAAAATGAAAGGTAAAAAATGCAAAAAAGAACTTCCGTGATTATCCTTGGAGTACTTCTTTTAGTATTTGTTTTTACTTCCATCAAGGCAGTAGGTACTATCCCAAGTTCTTATAGTCAAGATGCTCGTGATCTTCTGAGTATGCTCTGGGGCAAGCTAGACCAGGTCATTATCTCCAATTACAATGTCTCTATGGATTTGAGGTATCATGACCATCAAGGAAGCTTGGCTAATGGATCTTTCAAAACAAAAGGGTTACCGCTTGACGGCAGTAAAGCTCTTCAAGACTTCTCGGTTACAGAATCAAAATTAGCTACCGGGTCTGTAAATTCTAGAGTGCTGGATACTTGTCCAATAACAATTACCGTATCAGCTGGAACTAGTAGTGCTTTAGATGATCCATCTGATGATTGTTCTGATTTTGGAACATTGGGATATTATCAAATATTAGGATACTATCCTGCTGGCAATCAAGATCAATTCGTTGATAGTATTGCAATTAATGCAGAACAAGTAGAAGTTAATCTGGCTGGCAATGCCGTAGCGGATAATGTTTTTACGGTTGTTCTTTTGGATATTTATTAATTATAAGCTAAAGTTTTTGAGCGAGTGATGTGTTATTTGTTTACTAAAAAACTGCCTTTTGGCAGTTTTTTAAACCTGACTTTTTAAAGAGTGCTAGGACGAACCTAAGTTCCTTTCTTGCCAAGCCCCTAGCTTTAAAAATAAAAAAGCGGTATAAGCTTTTGTTTATACCGCAGTGAATCTTTTTATTCTTTTTTGAATATCTTGTGTTGTTGGTATTTTGTTTGGAAGGTTGTATATTTTTTCTAATTCTTGTTTGATTGCTTCTTCTATATATTCTATCGCTTTTTCTGTATCCAGATGTGCGCCTCCTTCGGGCTCGTTAATAATTCCGTCTATATAATGTTTATCTAATAGTTGTTTCGAGGTAATTTCTGAATTATTTGCAGCAATCTCCAAACTATTTTTTTCGTCAGGATAAAGTATACTGGCTTTTGCTTCGCAGGCTGCGATAGCCGCATATGCATATTTTTGCATAAGAATTTTATCTGCACATGCTAGAGCAATATAACCACCACTGCCGCCTTCCCCGATATTTATAGCTACAGTCCAAGTCTTTAAATTCAAAATTGTTTTCATCGTTTCATTGAGTTCATAGGCAATATTTCCTCGCTCAGATACAGGATCCATTCTTGCTCCAGAAGTATCCAGTATAAACACAACCGGCAATTTAGCTTTTTCGGCAAATCTTATGATTCTTCTTGCTTTTCTATATTCAGTCGGGCCTGGCATGCCATTATTATAGAAAATCTTTTGGCCAGAGAATAAAGCATCCCCTTTTTCAATAAATTTGCCTTTTTCTATGCCTATTACTATGAGTGGTTTTTTATCAATAAGGGCCAGCCCTGCTATTATCGTTGGTCCATCGCCAGATATTCTGTCTCCTTTTAACTCAACAAATTGATCAAAGATTTTAAGATAATCAATACAGGTGGGTCTTTTGTAGTGCTTAGCTATTCCTAGGATGTTAAACGCATTCATATAGTTGTTGTTAATTTCTGTTTTTATCGCGCTATGATTAGATATTTTTGCTCCTATTGCTATATCAGGCGGTTGGAATTTAATCTTTTGGCACTCAGAATAATTTTTCGAATCAAGACAGTTTAAGATATTAAGCAATATTGTTTTGATATCTTTTCTTTCGGCTATCATATCAACCTTACCGGATTTTAATGCTTCTTCTTCTGTTTGGAACTTGTCAGGTATAGGAATACTTTTTTTTATTATATTTTTTCCGGTAAATCCGAAGATTGATTCTTTTTCCGCAATGATTATATCTCCTTGAACAAAACTGACTGAAGTCCCACCTAAAACTGTTCCCGAAAGGATACTGATATAAGGCATATTTAATTCTGAAAGGTAGTAAGTTATTTTTGGCATCTGATAAAGCGATTCTATATCGAGATACATATTCATTCCATAAGAAGTCCATATGCTAATAAGGGGTAGCTTGTTATTTTTTGCAATCTGGATAGCTCTGGCAAACTTCTCTCCTTCAACAGGTCCTATCGTTCCATTAAAGAAATCAAAGTTAAGAATGGTTAATACAACTGGATGATAATCTATGTTGGTACGCATCGTAATTAAGCCATCTTTAAATCCTGATTTTTTTTTGCTTTCATGTAACTTTTTCTTAAAGCGTGGGTGTTTTGAATGGAGTTCATCTTTTATTTCTTTGTGATGTATTATTTGTTTTACTGATATCTTACCTGTTAAATAATAAATCCAGTCCATTGCTGTAAAAGGTAGATAACAGTTACAATGAGGGCATACTTTTAAATTTTCCGCTAAATCGCTTGTTCTATGGCAGTTAGGGCATTCTTTGGATTTTAAATACTTATCATAGTAATGTTTAATCGGTAATTTAAAATAACCTATCGATCTATCAGGCATTACAAACCAACTCCTAATTTGTTAAAGAACTAGTTAGAAGTTTTAATATATCACGAGTAAGGCAAGAGTCAAATTATTTTAAGAAGGCTAACGCAAGACCTGCTACTAGTGCCATAATAGCAAGACAAATTAAAATAGCCGCGTTTGTTGTAACTTGAAGCTTAAGCTTCTCACATATTTTGTTTTCTTGTTCTTTTATTCTATCTTTCATAAAAATGAAAATTTACATTCTTTAAAAGAAATTATAACATAACGATATGAGAATATTAGGAATTGAAACAAGTTGTGATGATACTTCAAGCGCTGTCATTGAGGCTCAAAAAGAGAAGATAAAATCTTTATCTAGCATTGTTTCTTCACAAAATAAGCTTCATGAGATATATGGTGGTATAGTTCCAGAAGTGGCCTCTCGCGCCCATATAGAGACTATTATTCCAGCCATTAAAGAATCGTTAAAAAGATCCAAGTCTTCTTTGAAGAATATAGATTTGATCTCGGTAACCCGTGGTCCTGGTTTGGTTGGATCTTTATTAATTGGCATAAATACTGCAAAGACGATATCCTTTGTTAATAATTTGCCAATAGTATGCGTAAATCATCTAGAAGGGCATATCTATGCTAATTTTGTTGACCAAAAAGAGAGAATAGAGTTTCCGTTGATTGTACTTATAGTATCCGGCGGTCATACAATGTTGGTTTATATGAAAGACCATTTGAAATATAAGATATTAGGACAAACTAAAGATGATGCTGCAGGGGAAGCTTTTGATAAAGTTGCCAGGGCATTGGGCTTGGGTTATCCTGGGGGGGCAATAATAGAGAAAATATCGAAAGAAGGTGATCCTGAAAAATTTAAGTTTCCAAAAGCAGAAATGGAAAGCAAAATCATTAGATTAGAAAGCGGCTATCTTAAAAAATTGCCACCTAATTTAGATTTTAGTTTTTCTGGCTTGAAAACAGCGGTTATAAATGAAGTTAGGAAACATAAAACAAAGAATAAAAGTTTTATTGCAGATATTGTTGCAAGTTTTCAGAAAACATCTGTTGATATTTTAGTAGCAAAAACAATTTGGGCAGCAGAAAGAAAAAAGGTAAAAACGGTTTTAATATCCGGAGGAGTTGCGGCCAATGCTATATTAAGAAAAGAATTGCAAAAAAAGTGTCAAATTCAAGGTTTTAATTTTTTTGCGCCTCCTAAAAATCTTTGTACTGATAATGCGGCAATGATTGCGGCTGCCGGATATTTCAAATATAAAAATAAAGGTCCCGATCTATTAGAAAAAATAAAAGTTAATCCAAATTTAAAGCTCGGTAAATAAAAGCAAATTTAATCTTTTATTGACCTTATTTTGAACAAGGTTTAAAATATAATTAAATCGATAAAGCGATGAAGGAGACTAACTAACTCCAGAGCTTCGGCTGGTTCGGCCGTTATCGAATCAAAAGAGCGCTCTGATGTATATCAGAGAAATTGGGTGGAACCGCCCACAAGGGTCCCAATGCGTATAGCATTGGATTTTTTATTTAACAGGGTGAAGGAGAAAGGATGGAAGAAGTTTTTAAAATTTCATTTGAGCAAAAGTTTGATCGTAAAGATTGGTCAGTAGTAATTAATTGTGGGGAGAAAATCAAGCTTCCTGATGGAACATTCTTGAATAATTTCGAATCAGGATTATTTAAGAATACGAAATTTTCTGCTGATAAGTTATTAGTTTTTGAGGTTGGAGATAATTTTGAAGTAAGCCAAGCAATTGCCAATTATTGCAAAGAAAATTGGACTCAAGTTTCTGAATTATATCCTGAAATCGAGGAATTTAAGGGAACTGAATTTTATCGATCACCAAAAATAAAACTTAATAACCTTGAATTTAATTTTTGGTACTGTAAAGAAGATTTTTCTTGCAGAATTCATAAAGATCACGACTTTTTCGAGGTTCATATTCAGATATTAGGTCAAGGAGAAATGCAGAAATTTTTCCAGAACGATGAAAATACTATGTATTATCGGGATATTCTATCGTCTGGGCAAACCCATAACCCCTTTTATGATATAAACTGTAAGTATCCATGGCATAGATATTATTCTAATTCTAAATGTATTTGGTTAGCTATCGAAAGCAAAGTAATTATTCCATAAAATTATTATGAGAGATGATATTATCCAAAAAGCAATAAGTAAATTTTATGAAATAAGAGATATACCTTATCATATTTCTGTTAGTGACCAAGAGGAATACAATGATTGTGAAGGAAAGAATAAAAAACTAGCTAAAGCGTTAGAGGATTTGGGTTATAAAGTTAGATTTAGAGTTGGTTTATTTTACTGGAATGTTGTAAAACTGCCAAAAGAGATATTAGAAATACCTCATAATGAAGATTGCTCACACTTTTTTATAGAAGTAACGCTTCCTGATAAAAACGAATGGGTTTTTGTGGATGCTACTTGGAATAAAGAACTTAAAAATGCCGGATTTATAGTAGCTGAATGGGATGGAGTAAATCAAACAGAATTAGCTTTTGAATGTTATGAAGTATTAGGATCTGAAGATTCAAGACGCTACTTAGAAAATATTAATTATGAAAAAGATCTGAAAACAAATGGTAAGTTTTACGAAGCTATAAATAAGTATTGCGACAGCTTTTTAAAGCCTCACAAAAATGAATAATAAATTAAAAGCCCGCCCTCACTTTCAGTTTTTGGCGGGCCTCAGCCTCTACAAAGAATGAATATTTCGAGGCTTTGGGAGAATAACCATGAATAAAAAAGAGAAAAAACAAGATTTACAAACACTAAGGCATTCCGCAGCTCATGTTTTAGCTCAAGCAGTCTTACAAATGTTTCCGGAAGCCAAACTTGCGATAGGACCATCAACTGATGAAGGATTCTATTATGATTTTGATCTGCCAAGAACTTTAATACCGGAAGATTTAGATATTTTAGAAAAAAAGATGAAAGATATAATAAAAGCCGATTATCAGGTTAAGCCAGAGGAAGTAGTAAAGGAAAAAGCGCTGGATTTTTATAAAAAGGGAAAACAGGTATACAAACGCGAGCTAATTAACGATATCCCTAAGAAAAAAGTTTATTTTTATAGGCAGAATGATTTTGTTGATCTATGTGCCGGTCCTCATGTTAAATCAACAGGAGAGATTAAAGCATTTAAACTCTTGAAAATTGCCGGAGCTTACTGGCGAGGGGACGAGAAAAGACCCATGTTGCAGAGGATTTATGGTACTGTTTTTTATACTCAAAAAGAACTTGAAGAATATTTGAAAAATTTAGAAGAAGCGAAAAAAAGAGACCATCGAAGACTAGGGAAAGATTTAGATCTTTTCGTATTTTCAGATTTAGTTGGGCAGGGTCTTCCTTTATTTACACCAAAAGGAACTATTATACGTCAAGAAATGCAGAAATATTCTAGCGAATTGAGAAAAGAAATTGACTATCAGGAAGTTAGTACCCAAGAGATAAATAAAGGTGAATTATTTAAAATCTCCGGCCATTACGAGAAATATAAAGAAGATATGTTTCAAATTTTTTCTCATCACACAAAAGAAGAATATTTTTTAAAGCCCATGAATTGTCCCCAGCACACCCAGATTTACGCCTCTAAAATAAGAAGCTATAAAGATCTACCTTACAAAGTAGCTGATTTCTCAATGATTTATAGAGATGAGAAG includes:
- a CDS encoding DNA polymerase I, producing the protein MKKEKLLIIDANALIHRAFHALPPLTLKTGEMISAVYGFSVILLKAINELKPEHVAVAFDTPEPTFRHKEYKEYKATRQKAADELVEQFPKVKEVINSMNIPIFEKPGYEADDIIGTIAKKAKEEGVQAIVVTGDLDEVQLVSDNTVVYTMRKGFTDTVIYDKKMVAEKFGGLTPKQVVDYKALRGDPSDNIPGVPGIGEKTAIYLIKKFGDIENLYKKINNDDPEIKDVRIKTLQQLQENEEKARMSKKLAEIVTNIPIEFDLKKTELVNYKREEALKIFNKFEFKTLLPKLPKSLNNDEKKSVDFKVNIIREKSELIKLINNIKKQTEIVVDTETDKLDSIDGKLIGISISFDQNEGFYIPINENNTDFLGELKTVLEEKNIGKIGHNLKYDLNILKNYNINLSPFIFDTMIGYYLLHPGDRKFNLDDLAFLELHYEKISIEDLIGKGKNQKNLSEVPEKKVATYSCEDSVITFRLYQKIKPLLKAENLLSLFMDIELPLVSILAEMEKNGVKIDVNFLKKMSKELEKRIINLKNEIHKLSGYDFNINSPQQLKEILFEKLDLAENPIVRKELKKVKSGGFSTAAPVLEKLKNAHPVINILLEYRELVKLKNTYIDTLPNLIHPKTGRVHTSFNQTITSTGRLSSSNPNLQNIPIRTEIGREIRKAFIANEGFKLISADYSQIELRIIAHLSGDKKMIDAFQKHEDIHARTAADVNDIPLNDVTYEMRRAAKAVNFGIVYGISGHGLSEQLGWTREEAQDYINKYYLKHPGILEYINNTTDEARKKGFIETLLKRKRYIPEINSSNFQIRSAAERMAINFPAQGTAADFIKIAMIEIEKRLPELSQKSKMILQVHDELVFEIPDNEIEPVASFLEKIMEGVYPKLEVPIRVDISYGKNWKDMQNIIKGDKNKTKGFQH
- the tsaD gene encoding tRNA (adenosine(37)-N6)-threonylcarbamoyltransferase complex transferase subunit TsaD, whose product is MRILGIETSCDDTSSAVIEAQKEKIKSLSSIVSSQNKLHEIYGGIVPEVASRAHIETIIPAIKESLKRSKSSLKNIDLISVTRGPGLVGSLLIGINTAKTISFVNNLPIVCVNHLEGHIYANFVDQKERIEFPLIVLIVSGGHTMLVYMKDHLKYKILGQTKDDAAGEAFDKVARALGLGYPGGAIIEKISKEGDPEKFKFPKAEMESKIIRLESGYLKKLPPNLDFSFSGLKTAVINEVRKHKTKNKSFIADIVASFQKTSVDILVAKTIWAAERKKVKTVLISGGVAANAILRKELQKKCQIQGFNFFAPPKNLCTDNAAMIAAAGYFKYKNKGPDLLEKIKVNPNLKLGK
- a CDS encoding threonine--tRNA ligase, with product MNKKEKKQDLQTLRHSAAHVLAQAVLQMFPEAKLAIGPSTDEGFYYDFDLPRTLIPEDLDILEKKMKDIIKADYQVKPEEVVKEKALDFYKKGKQVYKRELINDIPKKKVYFYRQNDFVDLCAGPHVKSTGEIKAFKLLKIAGAYWRGDEKRPMLQRIYGTVFYTQKELEEYLKNLEEAKKRDHRRLGKDLDLFVFSDLVGQGLPLFTPKGTIIRQEMQKYSSELRKEIDYQEVSTQEINKGELFKISGHYEKYKEDMFQIFSHHTKEEYFLKPMNCPQHTQIYASKIRSYKDLPYKVADFSMIYRDEKPGEVGGLTRVRGFEMDDGHCFCREDQIEAEFDKVLKAIKKALKTYGMDFYVRLSLRDPKEKAKYLGDDQVWNKSEKILEKIAKDNKISYEIGIGEAAFYGPKMDIMAKDALNREHQISTIQLDFNMPKRFNLSYASDDGKNYMPVMIHSALIGSIDRFLGVLIEHYAGAFPAWLAPVQVIIIPISDKKHLKYAKEISKNVLEKDIRVEIDSRPESVGKKIREAELQKIPYMFIVGDKEIKAKKISVRNYKKGDLGQKSLKFIDDIKQEIDKRQG